From a single Paramormyrops kingsleyae isolate MSU_618 chromosome 14, PKINGS_0.4, whole genome shotgun sequence genomic region:
- the LOC111851066 gene encoding glycoprotein hormone beta-5, with product MGKLDDGAGATQMLVFRCSRQQRQPQCSGTNSSDPSPCVWEPVQFPAAPGCPLTDSSPMYKTPHYTDCRNKTGERVCNQVFFGSRSSSAEPALCSGPQMNALGSATPWWCLTFLWSMALLAALSPGMAGQAPAANLRHFIGCAVREFTFLAKKPGCGGLHITTDACWGRCETWEKPVLDPPFIESHQRVCTYNQTRLVTVKLPNCSAKVDPFYAYPVALRCDCSVCVTRTTECITAI from the exons ATGGGCAAACTTGACGATGGCGCCGGTGCCACGCAGATGTTGGTGTTCAGGTGTAGCCGGCAGCAAAGGCAGCCCCAGTGCTCTGGCACCAATTCCTCGGATCCCTCCCCCTGTGTGTGGGAGCCCGTTCAGTTTCCAG CCGCCCCAGGATGTCCCTTGACTGACAGCTCACCCATGTATAAAACGCCACACTATACCGACTGCAGGAACAAAACCGGAGAACGAGTCTGCAACCAGGTCTTCTTTGGCAGTAGATCCAGTTCAGCAGAACCTGCCCTGTGCTCTGGACCACAGATGAACGCCCTGGGGAGTGCAACACCTTG GTGGTGTCTGACATTCCTGTGGAGCATGGCGctcttggcagccctcagcccTGGGATGGCTGGACAAGCCCCGGCTGCCAACTTGCGGCACTTCATTGGCTGTGCAGTGCGCGAGTTCACCTTCCTGGCTAAGAAACCTGGCTGTGGGGGGCTGCACATCACCACCGATGCCTGCTGGGGGCGCTGTGAAACCTGGGAG AAGCCAGTTCTGGACCCCCCGTTCATCGAATCACACCAGCGTGTGTGCACCTACAATCAGACCCGCCTGGTCACCGTCAAGCTCCCCAACTGCTCCGCTAAGGTGGACCCCTTTTACGCGTATCCCGTGGCCCTGCGGTGCGACTGCAGCGTATGTGTCACCAGGACCACAGAGTGCATCACTGCCATCTGA